In Vespula vulgaris chromosome 10, iyVesVulg1.1, whole genome shotgun sequence, the following are encoded in one genomic region:
- the LOC127067286 gene encoding beta-ureidopropionase isoform X2: MYESTIDEILKMHLPDDVLSEINRLLYGRKIKKLDLPDWKNNYNLERQGWILNSTIEEQLRPKRIVRVGLIQHSIVLPTTDPIENQKNAIHNKIKEYIDYAATCKVNIICLQEAWPMPFAFCTREKYPWCEFAEDAENGPTTLLLSKLAKEYNMVIISPILERDSANGDTLWNTSVIINIDGKIIGKHRKNHIPRVGDFNESTYYMEGNTGHPVFDTCYGRIAVNICYGRHHPLNWLMFGLNGAEIVFNPSATVGNLSEPLWPIEARCAAIANNYFTCAINRVGTEIFPNKFTSGDGKPSHHDFGQFYGSSYITAPDGTRTPGLSRSNDGLLIADLDLNLCRQAKDLWGFRMTQRLDMYANELAKFV, encoded by the exons ATGTACGAATCAACTAttgatgaaattttaaaaatgcatttaccAGACGATGttttatcagaaataaatCGTCTTTTATACGGCCGCAAAATAAA GAAATTAGACTTACCAGATTGGAAGAATAACTACAATTTGGAAAGACAAGGTTGGATATTAAATAGTACTATTGAAGAACAATTACGTCCTAAACGCATTGTCCGTGTAGGATTAATCCAACATTCAATCGTCTTACCAACAACAGATCcaatagaaaatcaaaaaaatgcaatacataataaaataaaagaatatattgatTATGCAGCTACTTGCAAAGTTAATATAATTTGTCTACAAGAAGCTTggc ctATGCCATTTGCCTTTTgtacaagagaaaaatatccaTGGTGTGAGTTTGCTGAAGATGCTGAAAATGGCCCAacaactttattattatcaaaactagcaaaagaatataatatggTTATTATCTCTCCAATCTTGGAAAGAGATAGTGCTAATGGAGATACTTTGTGGAATACatctgttattattaatatagatgGTAAAATTATTGGTAAACATCGAAAAAATCATATACCACGTGTTGGAGATTTCAATGAATCTACGTATTATATGGAAGGAAATACAGGACATCCTGTTTTTGATACTTGTTATGGACGTATTGCTGTTAATATCTGTTACGGACGTCATCATCCTTTAAACTGGCTTATGTTTGGATTAAATGGAGCAGAG ATTGTCTTCAATCCATCAGCTACTGTTGGTAATTTATCTGAACCTTTATGGCCAATAGAAGCAAGATGTGCTGCAATTGCTAATAACTATTTTACATGTGCTATCAATAGAGTTGGGACTGAAATATTTCCCAATAAATTTACCTCGGGTGATGGAAAACCATCTCATCATGATTTTGGACAATTTTATGGTTCCTCTTATATTACTGCACCTGATGGTACACGGACTCCAGGTTTAAGTAGATCTAATGATGGATTACTTATTGCAGATTTAGATCTCAATCTTTGCAGACAAGCAAAAGATTTGTGGGGATTTAga atgacCCAACGACTGGATATGTATGCTAATGAACTTGCTAAATTCGTTTAA
- the LOC127067285 gene encoding bromodomain-containing protein homolog: MNTPQSNKKKRNRIGVHNDCTSITNNEVLNVQEATKFVLVNPIGEDNNKPVKIEIAEPLPVITIESNGQDEKNLTSKENSNSDKDKEDKNTLNSLPTAKVIEIEGYESQLGEAEPLPNSYVRFMERSGEELDGEVEYDLDEEDTAWLSIVNERRIASGLLPPLEPDIFELLMDRLEKESYFQQESNGGVGIAADEDAVCCICMDGECQNSNAILFCDMCNLAVHQDCYGVPYIPEGQWLCRRCLQSPSRAVDCVLCPNRGGAFKQTDRPATWAHVVCALWIPEVRFANTVFLEPIDSVESIPAARWRLTCCVCKRRGAGACIQCHKTNCYAAFHVTCAQQAGLCMRMRTVQPANGEPMLVQKTAYCETHTPADYQPSTNPADARRRAIANKKSSSAPVISIPTIPPERIKEIASLAEGLPKRSQLIQRLIAYWTLKRQYRNGVPLLRRLQSSHPQSRPPPLGGNCSPSPDSELRGELYRQLKYWQCLRQDLERARLLCELVRKREKLKKELFKVKEKCLWFELRPLESILLTLLEAIKLRDVNDVFGQPVNIKEVPDYLDIVSHPMDLSTMQNKIEKQEYDTIGAFETDFNLMVNNCLAYNRKDTMFYRAGLKMKEQGGLLIEQACKDYPELNTLCQTEQSASKSRKRERSNRNRNETELNTGEKEVGAGGVNRRTAVLFTRKAKARASRSGQMFLPENNQKKQSDSFKVYRSGTMDSDAGEGESQSSSCSSCSTSRSATPDPEEEKQRLNTHESNKESNEKTGNSNGNTLEALQLVWAKCRGYPWYPALIIDPNTPRGTIHKGVPIPAPPDDVLVLANNYKEPVFLVLFFDTKRTWQWLPGEKLEKLGVSQELDESKLIESRKPADRKAVKKAYQEALHYRKQTHNTALNAASNT; this comes from the exons atgaatactcctcaatctaataaaaaaaagagaaatagaattgGTGTTCATAATGACTGCACAAGTATTACAAATAACGAAGTACTAAATGTTCAAGAGGCAACAAAGTTTGTTTTG GTAAATCCAATAGGTGAGGATAATAATAAACctgttaaaatagaaatagctGAACCACTTCCTGTTATAACTATTGAAAGTAACGGACAGGATGAGAAAAATTTAACttctaaagaaaattctaattcAGATAAAgataaggaagataaaaacacTCTAAATAGTTTACCTACGGCAAAAGttatagaaatagaaggatATGAAAGCCAACTTGGTGAAGCTGAACCTCTTCCAAATTCTTATGTTAGATTTATGGAACGAAGTGGTGAAGAACTTGATG GAGAAGTAGAATATGATCTAGATGAGGAAGATACTGCTTGGCTATCTATAGTTAATGAACGGCGAATAGCCTCAGGACTTTTACCTCCATTAGAACcagatatatttgaattattaatggatagattagaaaaagaatcttaTTTTCAACAAGAAAGTAATGGTGGAGTTGGTATTGCAGCTGATGAAGATGCAGTATGTTGTATATGTATGGATGGAGAATGTCAGAATAGTAATGCTATTTTGTTTTGTGATATGTGCAATCTTGCTGTCCATCAAGATTGCTATGGTGTACCATATATTCCTGAAGGACAGTGGTTATGTAGAAGATGTTTACAAAGTCCATCCAGAGCTGTTGATTGTGTGTTGTGTCCAAATAGAGGTGGTGCTTTTAAACAGACTGACCGCCCAGCTACTTGGGCTCATGTAGTATGTGCATTATGGATACCAGAAGTAAGATTTGCTAATACAGTTTTTCTGGAACCAATAGATAGCGTAGAAAGTATTCCTGCAGCTCGTTGGAGACTTACTTGTTGTGTCTGTAAACGTAGAGGTGCAGGTGCATGTATTCAATGTCATAAAACTAATTGTTATGCAGCGTTTCATGTCACTTGTGCACAACAAGCTGGTCTCTGTATGCGTATGCGAACAGTACAACCTGCTAATGGAGAGCCAATGCTAGTTCAGAAAACAGCTTATTGTGAAACACATACACCAGCAGATTATCAGCCATCTACAAATCCTGCTGATGCAAGACGAAGAGCAATAGCTAATAAAAAGAGCTCATCTGCACCAGTGATATCCATACCCACAATACCACCTGaacgtataaaagaaattgctAG tTTAGCAGAAGGTCTGCCAAAGAGAAGTCAATTGATACAACGTCTTATAGCATACTGGACTCTGAAACGTCAATATAGAAATGGTGTCCCTCTTCTTAGAAGATTGCAAAGTTCACATCCACAATCAAGACCTCCTCCATTAGGAGGTAATTGCTCACCATCTCCAGATAGTGAATTACGCGGAGAACTTTATCGTCAACTTAAGTACTGGCAATGTTTACGACAAGATTTAGAGCGTGCTCGATTGCTATGTGAATTAGTACGGAAACGAGAAAAGCtgaagaaagaattattcaaAGT gaaagaaaagtgtTTATGGTTTGAATTACGACCTTTAGAAAGTATTTTGCTTACATTATTAGAAGCTATTAAATTAAGAGATGTCAATGATGTATTTGGTCAACCAGTTAATATTAAAGAGGTTCCTGATTATCTTGATATAGTTTCACATCCAATGGATCTTTCTACTATGCag aataaaatcgaaaagcaGGAATATGACACTATTGGAGCTTTTGAAACAGATTTCAATTTAATGGTCAATAACTGTTTGGCTTATAATCGTAAGGATACCATGTTTTACAGAGCAggattgaaaatgaaagagcaAGGTGGTTTGCTTATAGAACAAGCTTGTAAAGATTATCCAGAACTTAATACTCTTTGTCAAACAGAGCAAAGTGCTTCGAAatctagaaaaagagaaagatctaaTCGTAATCGCAATGAAACAGAATTAAATacaggagaaaaagaagttggTGCTGGTGGTGTCAATCGTAGAACAGCTGTATTGTTTACCCGTAAAGCTAAAGCTCGTGCTAGCAGAAGTGGACAAATGTTTCTCCCAGAAAATAATCAGAAGAAACAAAGCGACAGTTTCAAAGTCTATAG aAGCGGTACAATGGATAGTGATGCTGGTGAAGGAGAAAGCCAATCATCAAGTTGTAGTAGTTGTTCAACAAGCAGATCTGCCACACCAGAtccagaagaagaaaaacagagattAAATACGCATGAAAGCAATAAAGAAAGTAACGAAAAAACAGGAAATAGTAATGGAAATACTTTAGAAGCTTTACAGCTTGTATGGGCTAAATGTCGTGGATATCCTTGGTATCCAGCACTGATTATAGATCCTAATACACCTCGTGGTACAATACATAAAGGTGTGCCTATTCCAGCTCCTCCTGATGATGTATTGGTATTAGCTAATAATTACAAAGAACCAGTtttccttgttcttttcttcgacACGAAACGTACatg GCAATGGTTACCAGGTGAAAAACTAGAAAAATTGGGTGTTTCCCAAGAATTAGATGAATCTAAATTAATAGAATCACGTAAACCTGCTGATAGGAAAGCGGTAAAAAAAGCCTATCAAGAAGCTTTGCATTACCGAAAACAGACACATAATACTGCATTAAATGCAGCATCAAACACGTAA
- the LOC127067286 gene encoding beta-ureidopropionase isoform X3: protein MYESTIDEILKMHLPDDVLSEINRLLYGRKIKKLDLPDWKNNYNLERQAMPFAFCTREKYPWCEFAEDAENGPTTLLLSKLAKEYNMVIISPILERDSANGDTLWNTSVIINIDGKIIGKHRKNHIPRVGDFNESTYYMEGNTGHPVFDTCYGRIAVNICYGRHHPLNWLMFGLNGAEIVFNPSATVGNLSEPLWPIEARCAAIANNYFTCAINRVGTEIFPNKFTSGDGKPSHHDFGQFYGSSYITAPDGTRTPGLSRSNDGLLIADLDLNLCRQAKDLWGFRMTQRLDMYANELAKFV, encoded by the exons ATGTACGAATCAACTAttgatgaaattttaaaaatgcatttaccAGACGATGttttatcagaaataaatCGTCTTTTATACGGCCGCAAAATAAA GAAATTAGACTTACCAGATTGGAAGAATAACTACAATTTGGAAAGACAAG ctATGCCATTTGCCTTTTgtacaagagaaaaatatccaTGGTGTGAGTTTGCTGAAGATGCTGAAAATGGCCCAacaactttattattatcaaaactagcaaaagaatataatatggTTATTATCTCTCCAATCTTGGAAAGAGATAGTGCTAATGGAGATACTTTGTGGAATACatctgttattattaatatagatgGTAAAATTATTGGTAAACATCGAAAAAATCATATACCACGTGTTGGAGATTTCAATGAATCTACGTATTATATGGAAGGAAATACAGGACATCCTGTTTTTGATACTTGTTATGGACGTATTGCTGTTAATATCTGTTACGGACGTCATCATCCTTTAAACTGGCTTATGTTTGGATTAAATGGAGCAGAG ATTGTCTTCAATCCATCAGCTACTGTTGGTAATTTATCTGAACCTTTATGGCCAATAGAAGCAAGATGTGCTGCAATTGCTAATAACTATTTTACATGTGCTATCAATAGAGTTGGGACTGAAATATTTCCCAATAAATTTACCTCGGGTGATGGAAAACCATCTCATCATGATTTTGGACAATTTTATGGTTCCTCTTATATTACTGCACCTGATGGTACACGGACTCCAGGTTTAAGTAGATCTAATGATGGATTACTTATTGCAGATTTAGATCTCAATCTTTGCAGACAAGCAAAAGATTTGTGGGGATTTAga atgacCCAACGACTGGATATGTATGCTAATGAACTTGCTAAATTCGTTTAA
- the LOC127067286 gene encoding uncharacterized protein LOC127067286 isoform X1, which yields MIKIIQTINEKQLKDYEPDIIMTYIIKILFYYGEKCKNEKCQWKCRRKIRLAQNCYHHLLEVYIPEKTKQIVHAVINTINEDKLWKYETFSLETINSLMDHGVDGSVVVHAILNLIESTDTNVYDIRLIIKILYEILDFYEWPETDDTITVIERLLSLFYMSIINADANDKSYSNKLKRGLEICLRNIIKHLSNYQLLIIIYHMCSWTMEKDINDNIILKFGTILEYTAYLHQATLYEKTLTPIIFPLLMEMIASNNKLVSLLGNRVIQYLIDRKANRLHFDTPKIFFDNVDFDLKLGNYYKEDKIFFKVNREILHDCLLKSILNHRTSRMNLETSYCTICIIAIEVPCGFIAAALVCLIMNLQDLILKENNPYKIANHHIHAIVISIMSLLCWIHNAKVFYEYVNKIMMERAQWAPHLNPPIQSQYNIAVHHVFWYKSELFFIDWETRYGLWKRFRLQNHEDNNLKTD from the coding sequence atgataaaaataattcaaactaTTAATGAAAAGCAATTAAAAGATTATGAACCAGATATAATAAtgacatatataattaaaatacttttttattatggagaaaaatgtaaaaatgaaaaatgtcaaTGGAAATGTCGACGAAAAATACGACTTGCACAAAATTGTTACCATCATTTATTGGAAGTATATATTcctgaaaaaacaaaacagattGTACATGCTGtcattaatacaattaatgaAGATAAATTGTGGAAATATGAGACCTTTTCTCTAGAGACAATAAATAGCTTAATGGATCATGGTGTTGATGGTTCAGTAGTGGTTCATGCAATATTGAACTTAATAGAATCAACAGATACAAATGTATATGACATCAGacttattatcaaaattctatATGAAATATTGGATTTTTATGAATGGCCTGAAACTGATGATACAATAACTGTAATAGAAAGACTTCTAAGTCTTTTTTATATGAGTATAATAAATGCAGATGCAAATGACAAATCTTATAGTAACAAACTTAAAAGAGGTTTAGAAATTTGTCTCAGAAAcataattaaacatttatctaattatcaacttctcattattatatatcatatgtgCTCATGGACTatggaaaaagatataaatgataatattatattgaaattcgGTACTATTTTAGAATATACAGCTTATCTGCATCAAGCAACTCTATATGAAAAAACTTTAACACcaataatatttccattattGATGGAAATGATAGCATCCAATAATAAATTAGTCAGTTTATTAGGTAATAGAGTTATACAATATTTGATAGATCGAAAAGCAAATAGATTACATTTTGATACTcccaaaattttctttgacaaTGTAGACTTTGACCTAAAATTaggtaattattataaagaagacaaaatattttttaaagttaatCGTGAGATTTTACATGATTGTCTACTTAAGAGTATTTTGAATCATCGTACATCCCGTATGAATTTAGAAACTAGTTATTGCACAATATGTATCATTGCAATCGAGGTTCCTTGTGGTTTCATAGCTGCAGCATTAGTTTGTTTAATTATGAACTTACAAGACttgattttaaaagaaaataatccttATAAAATAGCAAATCATCATATACATGCTATTGTTATATCAATTATGTCTCTCTTATGTTGGATCCATAATGCTAAAGTTTTTTATGAATATGTCAACAAAATTATGATGGAGAGAGCACAGTGGGCTCCACATTTGAATCCACCAATTCAGTCTCAATATAATATTGCAGTACATCATGTTTTTTGGTATAAatcagaattattttttattgattggGAAACGCGGTATGGCTTGTGGAAACGTTTTCGTCTTCAAAATCATGAGGATAATAACCTTAAAACTGATTAA